One stretch of Nocardia mangyaensis DNA includes these proteins:
- a CDS encoding TIGR01777 family oxidoreductase yields MGIDCSAIVASPRTEVFDWFARPGAFARLAPPWQPVTLLAESDSLASGCAVLGLPGGLRWLAQHDPDAYRPPERFADAVTTDGLASAPVGRLLPWRHVHEFEEIDEGHTRVIDRVRTPVPKAALRAMFDYRYQQLANDLAAHRRASDSGWSSRTIAVTGASGLVGSALSAFLTTGGHRVLRLVRHPARDQDERQWNPDEPAADLLDGVDAVVHLAGASIAGRFTDAHKRAIADSRIEPTRRLAELAATAGIATFVSASAIGFYGYDRGEQTLTEEAERGDGFLADVVERWEAATVPASAAGVRAVQVRTGIVQSPQGGTLRLLRPLFAAGLGGRIGDGQQWFSWIGIDDLVDVYHRALWDDSLSGPVNAVAPHPVRNSEYTRVLARVLHRPALLPVPGFGPAVLLGKEGARELAGANQRVIPARLSTAGHRFRTGELEATLRHVLGRTAAPLTD; encoded by the coding sequence ATGGGCATCGACTGTTCCGCCATCGTTGCTTCACCCCGGACCGAGGTCTTCGACTGGTTCGCCCGGCCCGGCGCGTTCGCCCGGCTGGCGCCACCCTGGCAGCCGGTGACACTGCTCGCCGAATCGGACTCCCTCGCCTCCGGTTGTGCCGTCCTCGGACTGCCGGGCGGGCTGCGCTGGCTCGCTCAGCACGATCCGGACGCCTATCGGCCACCCGAACGTTTCGCCGATGCCGTCACCACGGACGGGCTCGCCTCGGCACCGGTCGGGCGGCTGCTCCCGTGGCGGCACGTGCACGAGTTCGAGGAGATCGACGAGGGGCACACGCGGGTGATCGATCGGGTGCGCACGCCGGTGCCGAAGGCCGCGTTGCGGGCGATGTTCGACTATCGCTATCAGCAACTCGCGAACGATCTCGCCGCGCACCGTCGCGCCAGTGACAGCGGCTGGTCCTCGCGCACGATCGCGGTGACCGGCGCATCCGGACTGGTCGGTTCGGCCCTGTCCGCGTTCCTGACCACCGGCGGACACCGGGTGCTGCGGCTGGTCCGGCATCCGGCCCGAGACCAGGACGAACGGCAGTGGAATCCCGACGAGCCCGCCGCCGATCTGCTCGACGGTGTCGACGCCGTCGTGCATCTCGCCGGCGCCTCGATCGCGGGGCGGTTCACCGACGCGCACAAGCGCGCGATCGCCGACAGCCGAATCGAGCCGACCCGGCGGTTGGCCGAGCTCGCCGCGACGGCCGGGATCGCCACCTTCGTCAGCGCCTCGGCCATCGGCTTCTACGGCTACGACCGTGGTGAGCAGACGCTGACCGAGGAAGCCGAGCGCGGCGACGGGTTCCTGGCCGACGTGGTCGAGCGGTGGGAGGCGGCGACCGTTCCGGCCTCGGCGGCGGGAGTCCGGGCGGTACAGGTGCGCACCGGGATCGTCCAGTCGCCGCAGGGCGGGACGTTGCGACTGCTGCGGCCGTTGTTCGCGGCCGGGCTGGGTGGGCGAATCGGCGACGGGCAGCAGTGGTTCTCGTGGATCGGAATCGATGACCTGGTCGATGTGTATCACCGCGCGCTGTGGGACGACAGCCTGTCCGGTCCGGTGAACGCTGTCGCACCGCATCCCGTTCGCAACAGCGAGTACACCCGGGTGCTGGCTCGGGTGTTGCACCGGCCCGCACTGCTGCCGGTGCCTGGTTTCGGCCCCGCGGTGCTGCTCGGCAAGGAGGGTGCGCGGGAGTTGGCCGGGGCGAATCAGCGGGTGATCCCGGCTCGACTGAGCACCGCCGGACACCGGTTCCGCACCGGGGAACTGGAGGCCACGTTGCGCCATGTCCTCGGGCGCACGGCAGCGCCCCTTACCGATTGA
- a CDS encoding MerR family transcriptional regulator, with translation MPAGFAPTPAGYTVRAVADRLGIPTATLRSWNRRYGIGPAQARPGRHRLYTETDIALLAHMLELIRGGASPAGAAAAARGPVPVQGDRTGLLDAAFDLDTAAVCASIEAHVRAYGVVQTWELLCRPAFADIVARQGGGESCIDVEHLLSWSITAIMQHVRPAPSSAPVLLACTSGETHALPLDVLRAALAEAGVGARMLGADVPTAALSDALARHAGPSSVLLWSQRESTALTSAVLACAHTGARVFVGGPGWDAVLLPDAAERVTDLSAAVAIFS, from the coding sequence ATGCCCGCCGGTTTCGCCCCCACCCCCGCCGGATACACCGTGCGCGCGGTGGCCGACCGTCTCGGCATCCCCACCGCCACCCTCCGGAGCTGGAACCGTCGTTACGGCATCGGTCCCGCCCAGGCCCGGCCGGGACGGCATCGTCTCTACACCGAAACCGACATCGCCTTGCTGGCGCACATGCTCGAGCTGATCCGCGGCGGCGCGAGTCCGGCCGGAGCCGCCGCGGCGGCCCGTGGACCCGTCCCCGTTCAGGGCGACCGCACCGGCCTGCTCGACGCGGCCTTCGACCTCGACACCGCCGCCGTCTGCGCCTCCATCGAGGCCCATGTGCGGGCCTACGGTGTCGTACAGACCTGGGAGCTCCTGTGCCGCCCCGCCTTTGCCGACATCGTGGCGCGCCAAGGCGGTGGTGAGAGCTGCATCGATGTCGAGCACCTGCTGTCCTGGTCGATCACGGCGATCATGCAGCACGTCCGCCCGGCGCCGAGCAGTGCTCCCGTGCTCCTGGCGTGCACCAGCGGAGAAACCCACGCGCTCCCGCTGGACGTCTTGCGCGCGGCCCTGGCCGAAGCCGGAGTCGGCGCCCGCATGCTGGGCGCCGACGTGCCGACCGCCGCGCTGTCGGACGCGCTCGCCCGACACGCGGGGCCGTCGTCGGTGCTGCTGTGGTCGCAGCGCGAGTCCACGGCGTTGACCTCCGCCGTGCTCGCCTGCGCGCACACCGGCGCTCGGGTATTCGTCGGTGGGCCGGGGTGGGATGCGGTGTTGCTGCCCGACGCGGCCGAACGGGTCACCGACCTTTCTGCCGCGGTCGCCATCTTCAGCTGA
- a CDS encoding DEAD/DEAH box helicase yields the protein MSGSEHAVRLVRFWQTVELFGPQLVPEIQADCESGGLVVELGTEDVAPWEDTTVLPPLRAGHVWQFVVYGGLFGVGRAREALVRMFGEDQLEADARRAGTTAAFALTLSDDGVVVGGSATLSGLAWAVNRLRSPGPGDTGWADGFDHDSAAFTAAFDTLTREAAAAPEAEQVDKPRWRALDVAGRGVGASLIAAGADGVISPGLAGMSALAFAERFVPNEPEDGVEAPRLTGRDLQTFTGELCGALGIRSELRAGGVRVACVQVATRDVDSAGAEDRLNSGLGADLAALGSAVQRGDVGAALRDYLTAAQALPVDDRIDVRQRQDVMVEGLLPHLIPDGRWPGDPLVSGQQFAVDRAMAELADSAGIFAVHGAPGTGTTTMLRDLLAGIVVERAARLAAFDDPLAVFAGVTEQVQVAKNYTVGAHRLATAITGFEVVLATGSDETAAEVVAEIQHRESIDSDVRIDHFTDLAELVGDEPAWGLVAAALGGTRRAFGEQFWFGDRFATERQNGAQASSGGMLDILKQAEAEPDSIPDWSTAVREFARCRAEVRGLAQERQDVADAVAELPTMNNGLATMSAEIAEADDAHAHWRDRHRLAAEHLRGAQAEHHRAGKALGEHSGLKPGFLASLSTGFRAGRRWSARSTELLRERHIAESEMRRRQTEVEYTREQWARAAEHGRTLIREHLELTERREAALDVIERARENWSRTIPFGDVAGDDEQFQLCNPWADEQYSTARRELFLSALRLHRAFLLNAAPRVRDNLIVAVALIRDELAVAPKPETIAAAWQTMFLAVPMITTTFTALPSLFAGLGREALGWLFVDDAGRAAPQAVAGGLWRARRAVIVGDHRQLGPVGVLPTSAQEALVGEYDLDREWMPDRASARHAADRVVRYGTWLTPADAEAPVWVGTPLRVHRRSDLPIFELTHRIAYDDDLLIFGTPSRPEFPDDNRWIDVRSARAEGNWIPGEGEALAALLTELASDGVDPAQIRVVSPFRDVARGAGEVAQAVLGPEFAARQVGTIHAMHGNSTEVVVLVLGTSPAAGGSRRWAATNPNVLNTAVSCARRRVYVIGNYRLWSSQRYFDALAAQWTVQTEQLVRSAL from the coding sequence GTGAGCGGATCCGAGCATGCCGTGCGGCTCGTGCGTTTCTGGCAGACCGTCGAGTTGTTCGGTCCCCAGTTGGTTCCCGAGATACAGGCGGACTGTGAGTCGGGTGGACTCGTCGTCGAACTCGGGACCGAGGACGTCGCGCCGTGGGAGGACACGACGGTCCTGCCGCCGCTGCGGGCGGGGCATGTGTGGCAATTCGTGGTCTACGGCGGGCTGTTCGGGGTCGGCCGGGCTCGTGAGGCATTGGTGCGGATGTTCGGAGAGGACCAGCTCGAGGCGGACGCTCGACGGGCCGGAACCACAGCCGCTTTCGCGCTGACGCTGTCCGACGACGGGGTGGTCGTCGGCGGCTCGGCGACGCTGTCGGGGTTGGCGTGGGCGGTGAATCGACTGCGGTCGCCGGGGCCGGGCGATACCGGTTGGGCCGACGGGTTCGATCATGATTCGGCGGCCTTCACCGCCGCCTTCGACACCTTGACGCGGGAAGCCGCGGCGGCGCCGGAGGCCGAGCAGGTGGACAAGCCGCGGTGGCGGGCCTTGGATGTGGCCGGTCGCGGGGTCGGCGCGTCGCTGATCGCGGCGGGTGCCGACGGCGTGATCTCGCCGGGGCTGGCCGGGATGTCGGCATTGGCCTTCGCCGAACGGTTCGTCCCGAACGAGCCGGAGGACGGCGTCGAGGCTCCTCGACTGACCGGGCGGGATCTGCAGACCTTCACCGGAGAGCTGTGCGGCGCGCTCGGGATTCGGTCCGAGCTGCGCGCCGGTGGCGTGCGGGTGGCGTGTGTGCAGGTCGCCACGCGCGATGTCGACAGTGCCGGCGCCGAGGATCGCCTCAACAGTGGGTTGGGTGCGGACCTCGCCGCGCTGGGCTCGGCGGTGCAACGCGGCGATGTCGGTGCGGCGCTGCGGGACTACCTCACGGCAGCGCAGGCGTTGCCGGTCGATGATCGGATCGATGTCCGGCAGCGGCAGGACGTGATGGTCGAAGGGCTGCTCCCCCATCTGATTCCGGACGGACGCTGGCCGGGTGACCCGCTGGTGTCGGGCCAGCAGTTCGCTGTCGACCGGGCGATGGCCGAGTTGGCCGACAGTGCGGGAATTTTCGCGGTGCACGGCGCGCCGGGCACCGGGACGACGACGATGCTGCGGGATCTGCTGGCGGGAATCGTGGTCGAGCGGGCCGCGCGACTGGCGGCCTTCGACGATCCGCTCGCGGTGTTCGCCGGAGTCACCGAACAGGTGCAGGTGGCCAAGAACTACACGGTGGGGGCACATCGGCTGGCCACCGCGATCACCGGATTCGAAGTGGTGCTGGCGACAGGCAGCGACGAGACCGCCGCCGAGGTGGTCGCCGAGATCCAGCACCGCGAGTCGATCGACAGCGACGTGCGAATCGATCATTTCACCGACCTCGCCGAACTCGTCGGCGACGAGCCCGCGTGGGGCTTGGTCGCCGCGGCGCTCGGTGGGACGCGCCGCGCGTTCGGTGAGCAGTTCTGGTTCGGCGATCGGTTCGCCACCGAACGCCAGAACGGCGCGCAGGCGAGTTCGGGCGGCATGCTCGACATTCTCAAACAGGCGGAGGCGGAACCGGATTCGATCCCGGATTGGTCGACCGCGGTGCGCGAGTTCGCGCGGTGTCGGGCCGAGGTGCGCGGGCTCGCGCAGGAGCGCCAGGACGTCGCCGACGCGGTCGCCGAACTGCCCACGATGAACAACGGGCTGGCGACGATGTCGGCCGAGATCGCCGAAGCCGATGACGCGCACGCGCACTGGCGGGACCGGCATCGGCTGGCGGCCGAGCATCTGCGCGGCGCGCAGGCCGAGCATCATCGGGCGGGCAAGGCACTCGGTGAGCACAGCGGGCTCAAGCCGGGATTCCTGGCCTCGCTGTCGACGGGGTTCCGGGCCGGACGACGGTGGAGTGCGCGTAGCACCGAACTGTTGCGGGAGCGCCACATCGCCGAGTCGGAGATGCGGCGGCGCCAGACCGAGGTCGAGTACACGCGTGAGCAGTGGGCGCGAGCGGCTGAACACGGGCGCACGCTCATTCGCGAGCACCTCGAGTTGACCGAGCGTCGCGAGGCGGCGCTCGATGTCATCGAGCGGGCGCGGGAGAACTGGTCGCGCACCATTCCTTTCGGCGATGTCGCCGGGGACGACGAGCAGTTCCAGCTGTGCAATCCGTGGGCCGACGAGCAGTACTCGACGGCGCGCCGTGAACTGTTCCTGTCGGCGCTGCGGCTGCACCGGGCCTTCCTGCTCAATGCCGCGCCGCGGGTGCGCGACAACCTCATCGTGGCCGTCGCGTTGATCCGGGACGAGCTCGCGGTGGCGCCGAAGCCGGAGACGATCGCGGCCGCCTGGCAGACGATGTTCCTCGCGGTGCCGATGATCACGACCACGTTCACCGCGTTGCCGAGTCTGTTCGCCGGGTTGGGACGCGAGGCGCTGGGCTGGTTGTTCGTCGACGACGCGGGTCGGGCCGCACCGCAGGCGGTGGCCGGTGGGCTGTGGCGGGCGCGGCGGGCGGTGATAGTCGGCGACCACCGTCAGCTCGGACCGGTGGGCGTGCTGCCGACCTCGGCGCAGGAGGCTCTGGTCGGCGAATACGACCTCGATCGGGAATGGATGCCGGATCGGGCCTCGGCGCGCCATGCCGCCGACCGCGTGGTGCGGTACGGCACCTGGTTGACCCCCGCCGACGCCGAAGCGCCGGTCTGGGTCGGCACGCCGCTGCGGGTGCACCGGCGCAGCGATCTGCCGATCTTCGAACTGACGCACCGGATCGCCTACGACGACGATCTGCTGATCTTCGGGACGCCGTCACGACCCGAATTCCCCGATGACAATCGCTGGATCGATGTGCGATCGGCACGGGCGGAAGGCAATTGGATTCCGGGCGAAGGCGAGGCGCTCGCCGCGTTGCTCACCGAACTCGCCTCCGACGGTGTCGATCCGGCGCAGATCCGGGTGGTCAGCCCGTTCCGCGATGTCGCGCGGGGCGCCGGGGAGGTGGCGCAGGCGGTGCTCGGACCGGAGTTCGCCGCCCGGCAGGTCGGCACGATTCACGCGATGCACGGCAACTCGACCGAGGTGGTCGTGCTGGTGCTCGGCACCTCACCCGCCGCGGGCGGCTCGCGGCGGTGGGCGGCGACGAATCCGAACGTGCTCAACACGGCAGTGTCGTGTGCGCGGCGACGGGTCTACGTGATCGGCAACTACCGGCTGTGGAGCAGCCAACGCTACTTCGACGCACTGGCGGCGCAGTGGACGGTGCAGACCGAGCAGCTGGTCCGTTCGGCGCTCTGA
- a CDS encoding lipocalin family protein, translating to MIAAAVGLGAVVPGGAAAAPPAPVPSLELDRYLGEWRQLAAIPQPFNLNCARDTTATYTLDPQGDIGVHNRCHTWTGGVDEIRGTATVNDPDTNAQLHVSFPGVPGQGEREGDTNYIVTALGPEYSWALVTSPSRLSGFVLSRTPALDDTTWQDVDAAIRTAGQDPCVYLTTPTTGGDPDVRPLCTR from the coding sequence ATGATCGCCGCGGCCGTGGGCCTCGGCGCGGTGGTTCCCGGCGGGGCCGCCGCGGCACCGCCCGCGCCGGTTCCGAGCCTCGAACTCGACCGCTACCTAGGCGAATGGCGTCAGCTCGCGGCGATCCCCCAGCCGTTCAACCTCAATTGCGCGCGCGACACCACCGCGACCTACACCCTCGACCCGCAGGGCGACATCGGGGTCCACAACCGGTGTCACACCTGGACCGGCGGCGTCGACGAGATCCGCGGTACCGCGACCGTGAACGATCCGGACACCAACGCGCAACTGCACGTGAGCTTTCCCGGCGTCCCCGGCCAAGGCGAGCGGGAAGGCGACACCAACTACATCGTGACCGCGCTGGGCCCGGAGTACTCGTGGGCGCTGGTCACCTCCCCCAGCCGGCTCTCCGGCTTCGTCCTCTCGCGCACCCCCGCGCTCGATGACACCACCTGGCAGGACGTCGACGCCGCCATCCGCACCGCAGGCCAGGACCCGTGCGTGTATCTCACCACGCCGACCACCGGCGGCGATCCCGACGTGCGGCCCCTCTGCACGCGATGA
- a CDS encoding ESX secretion-associated protein EspG translates to MVAYQYTTASEPSTPVMIALVRRASVPSRLCAVLPPTPPGSAGRMAGFTPRVRGEEPPTRWGVMPDGKAPVEERIRTLVRQRRSGEGYFEAARGLDTDRPQPAHYVSFIDVAEGRPTSGRYLITVDENDTRVVPVSPTTLPHELLTHIREPAPSDERSIGG, encoded by the coding sequence GTGGTCGCGTACCAGTACACGACGGCATCCGAGCCGTCGACGCCCGTCATGATCGCGCTGGTCCGGCGGGCCAGTGTCCCGTCGCGCCTGTGCGCAGTGCTGCCGCCGACTCCGCCGGGTAGCGCGGGGCGGATGGCGGGTTTCACACCACGGGTGCGCGGTGAGGAGCCGCCGACGCGATGGGGCGTGATGCCGGACGGGAAAGCTCCGGTCGAGGAGCGGATCAGAACGTTGGTCCGTCAGCGCCGATCCGGCGAAGGATATTTCGAGGCAGCCCGGGGACTCGACACCGATCGTCCACAGCCCGCCCACTACGTGAGCTTCATCGATGTCGCCGAGGGACGACCGACGAGCGGGCGATACCTGATCACCGTCGACGAGAACGACACCCGTGTCGTGCCGGTGTCCCCGACGACGCTTCCTCACGAACTGCTCACGCACATCCGAGAACCCGCCCCGTCCGACGAGAGGAGTATCGGTGGCTGA
- a CDS encoding 2'-5' RNA ligase family protein — protein MTFDDPDLVGFAAERRRGLGLTGLDAVPPDGLHITIRGVGDTTAVPDEHVDALVSSARERLSDVKPFDLTIGPLAGSRSAIRFSVAPWDPLLDVHRVLSACSGEVSPDPAARDVPGSPSRFRPHLGIAYNNTDRAAAAVIAAVAAQRTPERISVRVDTVELVVLRREGRCYRWDTRAAIALGG, from the coding sequence TTGACCTTCGACGACCCGGACCTGGTGGGCTTCGCCGCCGAACGCCGGCGCGGACTCGGCCTCACCGGCCTCGACGCGGTGCCGCCGGACGGTTTGCACATCACGATCAGAGGTGTCGGCGACACGACGGCTGTCCCCGACGAGCATGTCGATGCGCTGGTTTCCTCTGCCCGCGAGCGGCTTTCGGACGTGAAGCCGTTCGATCTGACCATCGGCCCGCTCGCCGGCTCTCGAAGCGCGATCCGATTCTCGGTCGCTCCGTGGGACCCGCTGCTCGATGTCCATCGAGTTCTTTCGGCATGCTCAGGCGAGGTATCGCCTGATCCGGCCGCGCGTGACGTACCGGGCTCGCCGTCGCGATTTCGACCGCACCTGGGAATCGCCTACAACAACACCGACCGAGCCGCGGCAGCCGTCATCGCCGCAGTCGCCGCGCAGCGGACACCGGAGCGGATCTCTGTCCGGGTGGACACTGTTGAACTGGTTGTTCTCCGGCGGGAGGGGCGCTGCTACCGCTGGGATACGCGCGCTGCCATCGCGCTCGGAGGCTAA
- a CDS encoding cryptochrome/photolyase family protein produces MSVAVALFTRDLRVHDNPVLTAATRAADRVVPLFVVDEALVPDRCPPNRAHFLAAALAELDEQLRALGGRLIVRHGAVVDEVRRVAAETSATSVHLAEDVSRYSRHREHALRDRADGWSVHCHSGSVTATSAEITPSTGRDHFSVFTPYFRRWSETHRRRPLPAPGSLSVPRTASDPLPEARELATGEPSPRLSVGGETTGRALLREWLDGPIGDYARDNDDLAADATSRLSPHLHFGCVSPTELVHRVDSTTEGGLAFVRQLAWRDFHHQVLAARPDAAWSDYRRRTSTGADDEKSVAAWKDGRTGYPIVDAGMRQLRAEGWMPGRARLITASFLAKSLRQDWRVGAAHFLHWLVDGDLANNQLNWQWVAGTGTDTRPNRVLNPLRQADRYDPDGVYVRRWIPELAHLPGARIHRPWREGIVAGDYPAPLIECVGS; encoded by the coding sequence ATGAGCGTCGCGGTCGCTCTGTTCACCCGCGATCTTCGGGTCCACGACAATCCGGTACTCACGGCCGCGACCCGCGCGGCCGACCGAGTGGTACCGCTGTTCGTCGTCGACGAGGCGCTGGTGCCGGACCGCTGCCCGCCCAACCGCGCGCACTTCCTCGCCGCCGCACTCGCCGAACTCGACGAGCAATTGCGCGCGCTCGGCGGTCGGCTGATCGTGCGACACGGCGCGGTGGTCGACGAGGTGCGGCGAGTCGCCGCCGAAACCTCGGCCACGAGCGTGCATCTGGCCGAGGACGTGAGCCGCTACAGCAGACATCGCGAGCACGCCCTGCGCGACCGCGCGGACGGCTGGTCGGTGCACTGCCATTCCGGCTCGGTGACCGCCACGTCCGCCGAGATCACGCCGTCGACCGGCCGGGACCACTTCTCGGTGTTCACCCCGTACTTCCGCCGATGGAGCGAGACCCATCGCCGTCGTCCCCTGCCCGCTCCTGGCTCGCTGTCCGTACCGCGCACGGCCAGCGATCCGCTACCGGAGGCACGCGAGCTCGCCACCGGGGAGCCGTCACCTCGATTGTCGGTCGGCGGCGAGACGACCGGTCGTGCGCTGCTGCGGGAGTGGCTCGACGGCCCGATCGGCGACTACGCCCGCGACAACGACGATCTGGCCGCCGACGCCACCTCACGGCTGTCACCCCACCTGCACTTCGGCTGCGTGTCCCCGACCGAGCTGGTCCACCGCGTCGACTCGACCACCGAAGGCGGACTGGCCTTCGTCCGGCAACTGGCCTGGCGCGACTTCCATCACCAGGTGCTCGCCGCGCGCCCCGACGCCGCCTGGTCGGACTACCGCCGACGGACCAGCACCGGGGCCGACGACGAAAAGTCCGTCGCCGCATGGAAAGACGGCCGCACCGGCTATCCGATCGTCGACGCGGGCATGCGCCAACTGCGCGCCGAGGGCTGGATGCCGGGACGAGCGCGCCTGATCACGGCCAGCTTCCTCGCCAAATCGCTGCGCCAGGACTGGCGGGTCGGCGCGGCGCATTTCCTGCACTGGCTCGTCGACGGCGACCTGGCCAACAACCAGCTCAACTGGCAGTGGGTCGCGGGCACCGGCACCGACACCCGCCCCAACCGTGTCCTCAATCCACTCCGGCAGGCCGACCGCTACGACCCGGACGGCGTCTACGTGCGGCGCTGGATCCCGGAGTTGGCACACCTGCCGGGCGCGCGGATTCACCGGCCGTGGCGCGAGGGAATCGTTGCGGGGGACTACCCCGCGCCACTCATCGAATGTGTGGGCAGCTGA